From Salinibacterium sp. ZJ450, one genomic window encodes:
- a CDS encoding VWA domain-containing protein, whose product MSTRPLRRTPKQLEEEPVVFEAVPGKGGTAMRARPSPRTGAAPKRPGTTETGFTDDEARLLTPDEQASVDPLVRARARQIAARLSVPRPRTDSSSHRGVGDLASLPYRGGSDEIDLDASIEMLAERPVPDDEDIIVRERVRTRRSVVLAVDVSGSMKGERVQTAAATVGALAAELHRDALAVIAFWSDAAILLPLGQEVQPMDLLESMLRIPARGLTNVAFPLEIAAKQLERVPAREARVLLLSDCVHNAGPDPRPYAARLPRLDVLLDISGEKDIELGRELARLGHGSLHLMRSHRDVAPALSELFRS is encoded by the coding sequence ATGTCAACCAGGCCGCTCAGGCGCACCCCGAAGCAGCTGGAGGAGGAACCCGTGGTGTTCGAGGCGGTCCCCGGTAAGGGCGGCACCGCGATGCGCGCGCGACCGTCGCCGCGGACCGGCGCGGCGCCGAAGCGTCCGGGCACCACCGAAACCGGGTTCACCGACGACGAGGCGCGCTTGCTGACACCCGATGAGCAAGCCAGCGTTGACCCGCTCGTGCGGGCGCGCGCCCGGCAGATTGCCGCGCGGCTCTCGGTGCCGCGGCCCCGCACCGATTCCTCGTCACATCGCGGTGTCGGCGACCTGGCCAGCCTGCCCTACCGCGGCGGCTCCGACGAGATCGACCTCGACGCCAGCATCGAGATGCTGGCGGAACGGCCGGTGCCCGACGACGAGGACATCATCGTGCGCGAGCGGGTGCGAACCAGGCGCTCCGTCGTGCTCGCCGTCGACGTCTCGGGATCGATGAAGGGCGAGCGAGTGCAGACCGCCGCGGCGACCGTCGGCGCGCTCGCCGCGGAACTGCACCGGGACGCCTTGGCGGTGATCGCATTCTGGTCGGATGCCGCGATCCTGCTGCCGCTCGGCCAGGAGGTGCAACCCATGGACCTGCTGGAGTCGATGCTGCGCATCCCGGCCCGTGGCCTGACCAACGTGGCTTTCCCGCTGGAAATCGCGGCCAAGCAGCTGGAACGAGTACCGGCCCGCGAGGCCAGGGTGCTCCTGCTCTCCGACTGCGTACACAACGCCGGCCCCGACCCGAGGCCATACGCAGCACGGCTGCCGCGGCTGGATGTGCTGCTCGACATAAGCGGCGAGAAAGACATTGAACTCGGCCGAGAACTGGCACGCCTCGGGCATGGTTCGCTGCACCTGATGCGGAGTCACCGCGACGTGGCGCCCGCGCTGAGCGAGCTGTTCCGCAGCTGA
- the mftD gene encoding pre-mycofactocin synthase MftD (MftD, an enzyme found in the mycofactocin biosynthesis locus, performs an oxidative deamination of 3-amino-5-[(p-hydroxyphenyl)methyl]-4,4-dimethyl-2-pyrrolidinone (AHDP). The resulting compound, now called pre-mycofactocin (PMFT), is a biologically active redox cofactor that can oxidize the non-exchangeable NADH of TIGR03971 family SDR-type oxidoreductases.), whose amino-acid sequence MFQNPWFETVAEAQRRARKRLPLPVYKALVAGSEKGVTYRDNIRAFSELGFAPHVAHVPATRELSTEVMGQQISLPVIISPTGVQAVYPEGEVAVARAAANRGTVMGLSSFASRAIEDVVAANPQTFFQVYWTGTRDDMLHRMDRARAAGAKGLIATLDWSFSTGRDWGSPAIPERLNLKAMMRFAPSAIVRPQWLLDYVRSGRLPDLTAPNLDLPGEPSPTFFGAYGEWMQTPPATWDDVGWLREQWGGPFMLKGITRVDDAKRAVDAGVTAISVSNHGGNNLDSTPATIRVLPSVVKAVGEQVEVLLDGGIRRGSDVVKAVALGARAVMIGRAYLWGLAANGQAGVENVLDILRGGIDSALMGLGRASIHDLVPEDLSIPQGFTRVLGGQVSGDSLLVEPAVKRSRPTISGAAQVPGAAETAQ is encoded by the coding sequence ATGTTCCAGAACCCGTGGTTCGAGACGGTCGCCGAGGCGCAGCGCCGCGCACGTAAGAGGCTGCCGCTTCCCGTGTACAAAGCGCTGGTCGCCGGGTCCGAGAAGGGCGTGACGTACCGCGACAACATTCGGGCCTTCAGCGAGCTCGGCTTCGCGCCGCACGTCGCGCACGTACCGGCGACTCGCGAACTTTCGACCGAGGTGATGGGCCAGCAGATCTCACTGCCGGTAATCATCTCGCCCACCGGAGTGCAGGCCGTGTATCCGGAGGGCGAAGTCGCGGTCGCGCGGGCGGCCGCCAATCGAGGCACGGTGATGGGGCTGAGTTCGTTTGCGAGCAGGGCGATCGAAGACGTCGTGGCCGCCAACCCTCAGACGTTCTTCCAGGTGTATTGGACGGGCACCCGCGACGACATGCTGCACCGAATGGACCGCGCGCGGGCCGCAGGTGCGAAGGGTCTGATCGCAACCCTGGACTGGTCGTTCTCAACCGGGCGCGACTGGGGGAGCCCAGCCATCCCGGAACGCCTGAATCTGAAGGCTATGATGCGATTCGCGCCGTCGGCAATAGTCCGCCCGCAGTGGTTGCTCGACTACGTGCGATCGGGCCGTCTGCCTGATCTGACCGCGCCGAACCTGGACCTGCCAGGAGAACCGTCACCCACATTCTTCGGGGCATACGGCGAGTGGATGCAAACCCCGCCGGCCACCTGGGACGACGTGGGATGGCTGCGCGAGCAATGGGGTGGCCCGTTCATGCTGAAAGGCATCACCCGGGTCGATGATGCGAAGCGGGCCGTCGACGCGGGGGTGACCGCCATCTCGGTGTCGAACCATGGCGGCAACAATCTGGACAGCACGCCGGCCACGATCCGTGTGCTCCCCTCGGTCGTCAAGGCGGTGGGGGAGCAGGTCGAGGTGTTGTTGGATGGCGGCATCCGTCGCGGCAGCGATGTGGTGAAGGCGGTCGCGCTCGGCGCTCGAGCCGTGATGATCGGCCGGGCGTACCTCTGGGGGCTGGCAGCGAACGGGCAGGCGGGCGTCGAGAACGTGCTCGACATCCTGCGCGGTGGGATCGACTCGGCCCTGATGGGGCTCGGACGCGCCTCCATTCACGACCTCGTGCCCGAAGACCTCTCCATCCCGCAGGGATTCACTCGAGTGCTCGGCGGACAGGTCTCCGGCGACTCGCTCCTGGTGGAGCCTGCCGTGAAGCGGTCGCGCCCGACCATTTCTGGTGCGGCGCAGGTTCCTGGTGCCGCAGAGACAGCGCAGTAG
- the mftE gene encoding mycofactocin biosynthesis peptidyl-dipeptidase MftE encodes MAIQLAQSTWMSLSTRPLVLVPVGSTEQHGPHLPVDTDCVIARAVACEVADLLAPDQSTVVAPTIAYGASGEHEAFPGTVSIGQTALRMLLIELVRSLSRWAGRIVLINGHGGNVATLASAVAQLSAEQHDIAWTSCALSGADAHAGRTETSLMLYLAPHSVVMSRATPGNTSPLSVLMPELTRGGVRSVSPSGVLGDPTGASAAEGETLFHAMVSRAQQSVESRAPDDRSRLAHPMVEASAGSVS; translated from the coding sequence ATGGCGATACAACTCGCACAGTCAACGTGGATGTCGCTTTCGACACGGCCGCTCGTTCTGGTGCCGGTCGGATCAACCGAGCAGCACGGCCCACACCTGCCGGTCGACACCGATTGCGTGATCGCGAGGGCGGTCGCGTGCGAAGTCGCCGACCTGCTGGCCCCCGATCAGTCGACCGTCGTCGCCCCCACGATCGCGTACGGAGCAAGCGGTGAGCACGAGGCGTTCCCAGGCACCGTCTCGATCGGGCAGACAGCGCTTCGGATGCTGCTGATCGAGCTGGTGCGCTCGCTGTCGAGGTGGGCCGGCCGCATCGTGCTGATCAACGGGCACGGTGGCAACGTTGCCACCCTCGCCTCCGCGGTGGCACAACTGAGCGCCGAGCAGCACGACATCGCCTGGACATCGTGCGCGCTGTCCGGCGCCGACGCCCATGCCGGACGCACTGAAACCTCTCTGATGCTGTATCTCGCCCCGCACAGCGTGGTGATGTCCCGAGCCACCCCAGGTAACACGTCACCGCTCAGCGTCCTGATGCCCGAGTTGACCCGGGGCGGCGTTCGCTCCGTTTCCCCATCCGGTGTTCTTGGTGATCCGACTGGAGCAAGCGCAGCGGAGGGCGAAACGCTGTTTCACGCGATGGTCTCCCGCGCCCAACAGAGCGTCGAGAGCCGGGCTCCGGACGACCGCAGCCGTCTGGCGCACCCCATGGTCGAGGCATCCGCCGGGTCGGTCTCGTGA
- the mftF gene encoding mycofactocin biosynthesis glycosyltransferase MftF (Members of this protein family, MftF, are glycosyltransferases, members of PF00535 (glycosyl transferase family 2). The encoding gene is found as part of the mycofactocin cassette, in Mycobacterium tuberculosis, many other Actinobacteria, and occasional members of other lineages. Mycofactocin itself, a putative redox carrier, is a heavily modified derivative of the C-terminal Val-Tyr dipeptide of the mycofactocin precursor MftA (TIGR03969).): MRLNHRVRVKDDGRVLVGGAPTRVVYLSEVARRLLVGGILRVTDDTTERLADRLLENGMADPVLAALPAAADASVTVVVPARDRPAALDRLLGSLGSGIEVIVVDDQSLRRDDIAHVVGRHGARLVRLPINVGPAGARNAGLRLVSSEYVAFIDSDMVVDPNTIPMLARHFADPAVALVAPRIAGLVEHGRAGWVSQYEEARSSLDLGRYPSIVRPRAPVSWLPAACLLARVEALDGGFSDDMRVAEDVDLVWRLAGRGWRVRYEPAVQAQHEHRVRIGDWLARKTFYGTGAHSLALRHGHNVAPAVLSAWSVAAVLALLAQRRWSLPVAGAISAITAVRIASKLGRSSHPMRLGLWLTGSGLVSALAQTGELLLRHWWPMTVVGCLFSKRLRRAVLAAAIADAVVEHRRTDSALDPVRFGVARRLDDLAYGTGVWLGAVRGRSAKALLPDVRSRR, encoded by the coding sequence GTGCGACTGAACCACCGGGTGCGGGTCAAGGACGACGGGCGCGTGCTGGTCGGCGGCGCCCCGACGCGAGTGGTGTACCTGTCCGAGGTCGCCCGCAGGCTGCTTGTGGGCGGCATCCTTCGTGTCACCGACGACACCACCGAGCGGCTTGCCGATCGGCTCCTCGAGAACGGCATGGCCGACCCGGTTCTGGCCGCGCTGCCCGCCGCGGCGGATGCGTCAGTCACCGTCGTCGTGCCTGCCCGGGATCGCCCAGCCGCCCTCGACCGGTTGCTGGGCAGCCTCGGATCGGGCATCGAGGTGATCGTTGTCGATGACCAGTCGCTGCGCCGCGACGACATCGCTCATGTGGTCGGCAGGCACGGAGCCCGGCTCGTGCGGCTGCCGATCAACGTCGGGCCAGCCGGCGCGCGCAATGCTGGCCTCCGGTTGGTCAGCAGCGAGTACGTCGCCTTCATCGACTCTGACATGGTGGTGGACCCGAACACGATTCCGATGCTCGCTCGGCACTTCGCAGACCCGGCCGTGGCCTTGGTCGCCCCGCGCATAGCCGGCCTAGTCGAGCACGGCAGAGCCGGCTGGGTGAGCCAGTATGAGGAGGCGCGATCTTCCCTGGACCTCGGCCGTTATCCGAGCATCGTGCGTCCCCGTGCTCCGGTGTCCTGGCTGCCCGCTGCGTGCCTGCTCGCCCGAGTCGAGGCTCTCGATGGCGGGTTCAGCGACGACATGCGAGTCGCTGAAGACGTTGACCTGGTCTGGCGGCTTGCAGGCCGCGGCTGGCGCGTCCGCTACGAACCGGCGGTGCAGGCACAGCACGAACACCGGGTGCGGATCGGCGACTGGCTCGCGCGCAAGACGTTTTACGGTACGGGCGCGCATTCCCTCGCGCTGCGGCACGGCCACAACGTGGCCCCCGCGGTGCTCTCAGCGTGGAGCGTCGCAGCTGTGCTCGCACTGCTGGCGCAACGGCGCTGGTCGCTGCCGGTGGCCGGTGCCATTTCGGCGATAACGGCGGTGCGAATCGCGTCGAAGCTCGGGCGCAGCAGCCATCCGATGCGGCTTGGTCTGTGGCTCACCGGCAGTGGGCTCGTGAGCGCTCTTGCCCAGACCGGGGAATTGCTGCTGAGGCATTGGTGGCCTATGACGGTTGTTGGCTGCCTGTTCTCGAAACGTCTCCGACGCGCTGTCCTCGCCGCGGCAATCGCTGATGCCGTGGTGGAACATCGACGCACCGACTCGGCACTCGATCCAGTTCGCTTCGGCGTTGCCCGACGACTGGACGATCTGGCGTATGGGACGGGAGTATGGCTGGGGGCTGTGCGGGGGAGATCGGCGAAAGCCCTACTGCCGGATGTGCGGAGTCGGCGTTGA
- a CDS encoding NAD-dependent succinate-semialdehyde dehydrogenase — MTTIDTQLITEAALLESVPNQLFIGGAWVDAEDGKTIDVSDPATGEVIRTIADASVADGVRALDAAAATQTEWAATPPRVRGEILRKAFDLLQERKEDFALLMTLEMGKPLAEARGEVAYGGEFLRWFSEEAVRIAGRYGTNPEGTGTMIVTQRPVGPVYLITPWNFPLAMATRKLGPALAAGCTVVIKPATLTPLTTLALVALLEEAGLPKGVVNVITTTATGKLSETLMADPRLRKVSFTGSTPVGVALLKQAADNVLRTSMELGGNAPFVVFEDADLDKALDGAMIAKFRNIGQACTAANRFIVQDSIADEFAARLAERVKAMKIGRGTEEGVTIGPLIDGKAVTNTTRLVDDAVAKGAELLAGGSAIEGPGSFFEPTVLDRVGDGMAIKVEEIFGPVVSIIRFSDEADAIRIANDSEYGLVGYVFTEDFKRGQRLIDQIDTGMMGLNVGVVSNAAAPFGGVKQSGLGREGGAEGIHEYLETKYTLTPNPYK, encoded by the coding sequence ATGACGACTATCGACACCCAACTGATCACCGAAGCAGCGCTGCTCGAGTCGGTTCCGAACCAGCTGTTCATCGGCGGCGCATGGGTCGACGCCGAGGACGGCAAGACCATCGACGTGTCCGACCCGGCCACCGGTGAGGTGATCCGCACGATCGCCGACGCGTCGGTCGCCGACGGGGTTCGGGCACTGGATGCCGCCGCGGCGACCCAGACAGAGTGGGCGGCCACCCCGCCCCGGGTGCGCGGGGAGATCCTGCGCAAAGCGTTCGATCTCCTGCAGGAGCGCAAGGAGGACTTCGCGCTGCTGATGACCCTCGAGATGGGCAAGCCGCTCGCCGAGGCCCGCGGCGAGGTCGCCTACGGCGGCGAGTTCCTGCGCTGGTTCAGCGAGGAGGCCGTGCGAATCGCCGGGCGCTACGGCACTAACCCCGAGGGCACCGGCACGATGATCGTGACCCAGCGCCCCGTGGGACCGGTGTACCTGATCACCCCGTGGAACTTCCCGCTGGCGATGGCCACCCGCAAGCTCGGCCCGGCACTCGCCGCCGGCTGCACCGTGGTGATCAAGCCCGCGACGCTGACCCCGCTGACCACCCTGGCGCTAGTGGCGCTGCTGGAGGAGGCCGGACTGCCCAAGGGTGTGGTGAACGTGATCACCACCACCGCCACCGGCAAGCTGTCCGAGACGCTGATGGCCGACCCGCGGCTGCGCAAGGTGTCCTTCACCGGCTCGACCCCGGTCGGGGTGGCGCTGCTCAAGCAGGCCGCGGACAATGTGCTGCGCACCTCGATGGAACTCGGCGGCAACGCCCCGTTCGTCGTGTTTGAGGACGCCGACCTGGACAAGGCGCTGGACGGGGCGATGATTGCGAAGTTCCGCAACATCGGCCAGGCCTGCACCGCCGCGAACCGGTTCATCGTGCAGGACAGCATCGCCGACGAGTTCGCGGCGCGGCTGGCCGAGCGGGTGAAGGCGATGAAGATCGGCCGTGGCACGGAAGAGGGCGTCACGATCGGCCCGCTGATCGACGGCAAGGCGGTGACCAACACCACGCGCCTGGTGGATGACGCGGTCGCCAAGGGTGCGGAACTGCTCGCCGGTGGCTCGGCGATCGAGGGTCCGGGCAGCTTCTTCGAACCGACAGTGCTCGACCGGGTCGGCGACGGCATGGCGATCAAGGTCGAGGAGATCTTCGGCCCGGTGGTCTCGATCATCCGGTTCAGCGACGAGGCCGACGCCATCCGGATCGCGAACGACTCCGAATACGGGCTGGTCGGCTACGTGTTCACCGAGGACTTCAAGCGTGGGCAGCGGCTGATCGACCAGATCGACACCGGCATGATGGGCCTGAACGTGGGCGTCGTCTCCAACGCGGCCGCCCCGTTCGGCGGAGTCAAGCAGTCCGGCCTCGGCCGCGAGGGCGGTGCCGAGGGCATCCACGAGTACCTGGAAACCAAGTACACCCTGACCCCGAACCCGTACAAGTAG
- a CDS encoding DEAD/DEAH box helicase produces the protein MPADTLPLVAAVDIIRLVGKDAYERARPYAKGGAVSALHWNPADGQLFSEVQGTGPRPYRCRIELIPAGKGFSRPTTGDCSCPMTFDCKHVAATLLASNTEHLRQDQDVPATLQATQAATRDQPAWKSALDALTGAPGATAADQTTAMGLQFELREQTPRSRDRWRGATARPATAASRGELRLGIRPAMQSAAGNWVKGNLTWGSFGYQVNRLNLNPEHHRVFSELLALQRAQRGTYLGQDAEWLYLDDFPSPLLWNVLDEARRLDIPFLSSKKGGTVTLGEHAAVSLDAVRDAPDSDLHLTALLTIDGHRHPPETAGAIADHGVYCYSFQPTLAITLAPTTDTLTDEHRRLLGHPGAVVIPSADVPEFLSDYFPTLRRRVSIASSDASVQLPELLPPTLVLTAQFAPKHTLKLQWHWQYETGRIPLDGAPGGGLSTGRGTAAADDPDRDPDTERELLAAAEQVLQRPLEPATTLKGIDAAEFADRSLPTLEALDGIRVDILGEKPDYRELTEPPKLTVSTVETDQRDWFDLGVIVTIKDKKIPFGPLFAALSRGKPKLLLTDGSYLSLKQPVFDQLRELLAEAETLDEWDTGVRISRYQASLWSDFEDLADETDEAVGWRSAVSGLRDLTSIDPTPLPATVNAELRPYQQEGFHWLAFLWQHGLGGILADDMGLGKTLQALALVAHARQVGGDIRPFLVVAPTSVVSNWVSEAGRFTPELTVAAITATEAKSRMSLADATRGADLVVTSYALFRLDFEKYQALGWAGLILDEAQFVKNRTARVHICARELSTPFKLAITGTPMENTLLELHALLAIVAPGLFPSASRFAEEYQRPIEGVGSPAQLAKLRRRIRPLMMRRTKELVASDLPAKQEQVLPIDLEPRHRKLYDTFLQRERQKLLGLIDDLDKNRFIVFRSLTLLRMLSLDASLIDEKYASVPSSKLDALFEQLEDVLAEGHRALIFSQFTSFLGKAAARFEAQGIPYAYLDGSTTRRAEVINGFKDGAAPVFLISLKAGGFGLNLTEADYVFLLDPWWNPATEAQAVDRTHRIGQTQNVMVYRMVATGTIEEKVMALKERKARLFDSVMDDDATFSSTLTADDIRALLEP, from the coding sequence ATGCCGGCTGACACGCTTCCTCTGGTGGCGGCGGTCGACATCATCCGCCTGGTCGGCAAGGACGCCTACGAGCGCGCCCGCCCCTACGCCAAGGGTGGCGCGGTGTCGGCGCTGCACTGGAATCCCGCCGATGGCCAGCTGTTCAGCGAGGTGCAGGGCACCGGGCCACGCCCGTATCGCTGCCGCATCGAGCTGATCCCGGCGGGCAAGGGCTTCAGCCGCCCGACCACCGGCGACTGCAGCTGCCCGATGACCTTCGACTGCAAGCATGTGGCCGCCACCCTGCTCGCCAGCAACACCGAGCACCTGCGCCAAGACCAGGATGTCCCGGCCACCCTGCAGGCCACCCAGGCTGCCACCCGCGACCAGCCGGCCTGGAAATCGGCGCTCGACGCATTGACCGGGGCGCCGGGGGCCACCGCCGCCGACCAGACCACGGCGATGGGTCTGCAGTTCGAGCTGCGGGAACAGACGCCCCGCTCCCGGGACCGCTGGCGCGGCGCCACCGCCCGGCCGGCCACCGCCGCCAGCCGCGGCGAGCTCCGGCTCGGCATCCGCCCGGCGATGCAGAGCGCCGCAGGCAACTGGGTCAAGGGCAACCTCACCTGGGGCAGCTTCGGCTACCAGGTGAACCGCCTCAACCTGAACCCCGAGCACCACCGGGTGTTCTCCGAACTGCTTGCCCTGCAGCGGGCGCAACGCGGCACCTACCTCGGCCAGGACGCCGAATGGCTCTACCTCGACGATTTCCCGAGCCCGCTGCTCTGGAACGTGCTCGACGAAGCCCGGCGGCTCGACATTCCGTTCCTCAGCAGCAAGAAGGGCGGCACCGTCACACTCGGCGAGCACGCCGCGGTGAGCCTCGATGCGGTGCGCGACGCACCAGACTCCGACCTACATCTGACTGCCCTCCTCACCATCGACGGGCATCGTCACCCGCCGGAGACCGCCGGCGCCATCGCCGATCACGGGGTGTACTGCTACTCCTTCCAGCCGACCCTCGCGATCACCCTCGCACCGACCACCGACACGCTCACCGACGAGCACCGCCGGCTGCTCGGACATCCGGGAGCGGTCGTGATCCCCAGCGCCGACGTGCCAGAGTTCCTGAGCGACTACTTCCCCACCCTGCGCCGACGGGTCAGCATCGCGAGCTCCGACGCGTCGGTGCAGCTGCCCGAGCTGCTGCCGCCCACCCTCGTGCTCACCGCCCAGTTCGCCCCGAAGCACACGCTGAAGCTGCAGTGGCACTGGCAGTACGAGACCGGGCGGATTCCGCTCGACGGCGCTCCCGGCGGTGGCCTCAGCACCGGCCGCGGCACGGCGGCGGCCGACGACCCGGACCGAGATCCCGACACCGAGCGCGAGCTGCTGGCCGCCGCCGAGCAGGTGCTGCAACGGCCGCTCGAACCGGCGACCACTCTCAAGGGCATCGATGCCGCCGAATTCGCCGACCGCAGCCTGCCGACCCTTGAGGCGCTGGACGGCATCCGGGTCGACATCCTCGGCGAGAAGCCCGACTACCGCGAGCTGACCGAGCCGCCGAAGCTCACCGTGAGCACCGTCGAGACCGACCAGCGCGACTGGTTCGACCTCGGCGTGATCGTCACCATCAAGGACAAGAAGATCCCGTTCGGGCCGTTGTTCGCGGCGCTCTCCCGGGGCAAGCCCAAGTTGCTGCTGACCGATGGCAGCTACCTGTCGTTGAAGCAGCCGGTGTTCGACCAGCTGCGCGAGCTGCTCGCCGAAGCCGAGACGCTGGACGAGTGGGACACCGGCGTGCGGATCAGTCGCTACCAGGCGAGCCTGTGGTCCGATTTCGAGGATCTCGCCGATGAGACCGACGAAGCGGTGGGCTGGCGGTCGGCGGTGAGCGGTCTGCGGGACCTAACGAGCATCGACCCCACTCCCCTGCCCGCGACGGTGAACGCCGAGCTGCGGCCGTACCAGCAGGAGGGCTTCCACTGGCTCGCGTTCCTCTGGCAGCACGGCCTCGGCGGCATCCTCGCCGATGACATGGGCCTTGGCAAGACCCTGCAGGCCCTCGCGCTGGTCGCCCACGCGCGCCAGGTGGGTGGCGACATCCGCCCGTTCCTCGTCGTGGCGCCGACCTCGGTGGTGTCGAACTGGGTGAGCGAGGCGGGGCGCTTCACGCCGGAACTCACGGTTGCCGCCATCACAGCCACCGAGGCGAAGAGTCGGATGTCGCTGGCCGACGCCACCCGCGGCGCCGACCTGGTGGTCACCTCGTATGCGCTGTTCCGGCTGGATTTCGAGAAGTATCAGGCGCTCGGTTGGGCGGGACTGATCCTCGACGAGGCGCAGTTCGTGAAGAACCGCACCGCCCGCGTGCACATCTGCGCCCGCGAGCTGTCCACCCCGTTCAAGCTGGCGATCACCGGCACTCCGATGGAGAACACGCTGCTGGAGCTGCACGCGCTGCTGGCGATTGTGGCGCCGGGACTGTTTCCGTCGGCCAGTCGCTTTGCCGAGGAGTACCAGCGGCCGATCGAGGGGGTCGGCAGCCCGGCGCAACTGGCCAAGTTGCGTCGCCGCATCCGCCCGTTGATGATGCGGCGCACCAAGGAGCTGGTGGCATCCGATCTGCCCGCCAAGCAGGAGCAAGTGCTGCCGATCGACCTCGAGCCGCGGCACCGCAAGCTGTACGACACGTTCCTGCAGCGGGAACGGCAGAAGCTGCTCGGGCTGATCGACGACCTCGACAAGAACCGGTTCATCGTGTTCCGTTCGCTGACCCTGTTGCGGATGCTCAGCCTCGACGCGTCGCTGATCGACGAGAAGTACGCGTCGGTGCCCTCCAGCAAGCTCGACGCGCTGTTCGAGCAGCTGGAGGATGTGCTCGCCGAGGGGCACCGGGCGCTGATCTTCAGCCAGTTCACCTCATTCCTCGGCAAGGCGGCGGCACGGTTCGAGGCGCAGGGCATCCCCTACGCGTACCTGGACGGGTCGACCACCCGGCGGGCCGAGGTGATCAACGGGTTCAAGGATGGCGCGGCGCCGGTATTCCTGATCAGCCTGAAGGCCGGCGGCTTCGGCCTGAACCTGACCGAGGCCGACTATGTGTTCCTGCTCGACCCCTGGTGGAACCCGGCGACCGAGGCGCAGGCGGTGGACCGCACCCACCGGATCGGGCAGACCCAGAACGTGATGGTCTACCGGATGGTCGCCACCGGCACCATCGAGGAGAAGGTGATGGCGCTGAAGGAGCGCAAGGCGCGCCTGTTCGACTCGGTGATGGATGACGACGCCACCTTCAGCTCCACCCTGACCGCGGACGATATCCGCGCGCTGCTGGAGCCGTAA
- a CDS encoding GNAT family N-acetyltransferase codes for MAKEFTNETDARRYAYHLDGELVGVLDYALTADAISFTRSFTAPKHRGKGFAGELVEFAVNDVEQSGDRRVIPMCWYVGQWFDDNPERAGLLSR; via the coding sequence ATGGCCAAGGAATTCACCAACGAAACCGACGCGCGCCGCTACGCCTACCACCTCGATGGCGAGCTGGTCGGCGTGCTCGACTACGCGCTCACCGCCGACGCGATCTCCTTCACCCGTTCGTTCACCGCGCCGAAGCATCGCGGCAAGGGGTTCGCCGGCGAGCTCGTGGAGTTCGCGGTGAACGACGTCGAGCAGTCGGGCGACCGCCGGGTCATCCCCATGTGCTGGTACGTGGGCCAGTGGTTCGATGACAACCCGGAGCGCGCAGGCCTGCTCAGCCGCTAG